One Haliaeetus albicilla chromosome 11, bHalAlb1.1, whole genome shotgun sequence genomic window carries:
- the PNPLA6 gene encoding patatin-like phospholipase domain-containing protein 6 isoform X2: MGQSESEPQEEAEDASLTSVLPNLFAEEQLPTGVVLGAMLGLGLFAVIVAVAIVVLVRRLRLKKIPTQGTPKYRFRKRDKMLFYGRKIMRKVSQSTSSLVDTTISSASRPRMKKKLKMLNIAKKFLRIQKELPTLQLKEPPPSVLEADLTEFDVANSHLPSEVLYMLKNVRVLGHFEKPLFLELCKHMVFQQCQQGDYVFRPGQPDTSIYVLQDGKLELLLTEPDGKETVMKEVFPGDSVHSLLSILDVITGHQRPYRTVCARAAEDSTVLRLPVEAFSAVFEKYPESLVRVVQIIMVRLQRVTFLALHNYLGLTNELFSHDMQPLRLFPQPGHAARTSPVRHGKRGLSSADDGREPADPLKAGGLETAVPPPPLLSRCISMPVDISGIQKGPRSDFDMAYERGRISVSLQEDSTGALAAFARSVSHEPKERKSVTVEEQPSGVYHYNYCEDDTAPGDCPFGPYQGRQTSAIFEAAKRELVKLMKVEDPSLLNNRVLLHHAKAGTVIARQGDQDVSLHFVLWGCLHVYQRMIDKAEDVCLFLTQPGEMVGQLAVLTGEPLIFTIKANRDCTFLKISKSDFYEIMREQPSVVLSVAHTVAARMSPFVRQMDFAIDWMAVEAGRALYRQGDKSDCTYIALNGRLRSVIQKGSGKKELIGEYGRGDLIGVVEALTRQPRATTVHAVRDTELAKLPEGTLNNIKRRYPQVVTRLIHLLSQKILGNLQQLRGPFASSGLGMASSSEPTNPTSNLSTVAVLPVCDDVPTAAFTLELKHALNAIGPTLLLTSDIIRARLGSSALDSIQEYRLSGWLAQQEDIHRIVLYQTDCTLTPWTVRCIRQADCILIVGLGDQEPALGELEQMLENTAVRALKQLVLLHREDGPSPSRTVEWLNMRSWCSGHLHIKCPRRVFSRRSPTKLREMYEKVFEKSADRHSDFSRLARVLTGNTIALVLGGGGARGCSHIGVIKAMEESGIPIDMVGGTSIGAFIGALYAEERSAVRTKQRAREWAKCMNSVFETVLDLTYPITSMFSGSAFNASINKVFQDKQIEDLWLPYFNVTTDITASAMRVHTDGSLWRYVRASASYTPYLPPLCDPKDSHWLVDGCYVNNVPADIARNLGAKTVIAIDVGSQDETDLCNYGDSLSGWWLLWKRLNPWAEKVKVPDMAEIQSRLAYVSCVRQLEVVKSSSYCEYIRPPIDRFKTMDFGKFDEIYDVGYQHGKVVFDGWSRGDIIEKMVKDRRSADFYESKRMDVLTCPSAGFTDLAEIVSRIEPAKPYLSDGYADEESDYLTEYEDEGMEPVRGEEDAFAPSEWASTGALEAEEEKSLRHRPSPAQDPSAPRT; this comes from the exons ATGGGGCAGAGCGAGTCGGAGCcgcaggaggaggcagag GATGCATCCCTGACGTCCGTGCTGCCCAATCTCTTCGCCGAGGAGCAGCTCCCCACCGGTGTG GTGCTGGGAGCGATGCTGGGCCTCGGCCTCTTCGCCGTCATCGTCGCCGTTGCCATCGTGGTCCTGGTCCGGCGGCTGCGCCTTAAGA AAATACCCACGCAGGGAACGCCGAAATACCGCTTCCGAAAACGGGACAAGATGCTTTTTTACGGCCGCAAGATCATGCGCAAG GTCTCCCAATCCACCTCTTCCTTGGTGGACACCACCATTTCCAGCGCCTCGCGGCCCCGCATGAAGAAGAAGCTCAAGATGCTCAATATCGCCAAAAA GTTCCTGCGCATCCAGAAGGAGCTGCCCACGCTGCAGCTGAAGGAGCCTCCCCCCTCGGTGCTGGAAGCCGACTTGACCGAATTCGACGTGGCCAATTCCCATCTTCCTTCCGAGGTTCTCTACATGCTCAAAAATGTCCG GGTCTTGGGCCACTTTGAGAAGCCGTTGTTCCTGGAGCTTTGCAAGCACATGGTTTTCCAGCAGTGTCAACAAGGTGATTACGTTTTCCGTCCCGGACAGCCCGACACCAGCATCTACGTGCTGCAGGATGGCAAGTTGGAGCTCCTCCTCACCGAACCG GATGGGAAGGAGACGGTGATGAAGGAGGTGTTCCCCGGCGACAGCGTGCACAGTCTGCTGAGCATCCTTGATGTCATCACG GGCCACCAGCGACCATACCGGACTGTGTGTGCCCGGGCGGCAGAGGACTCCACCGTGCTACGGCTGCCGGTTGAAGCCTTCTCTGCCGTCTTCGAGAAGTACCCGGAGAGCTTGGTGCGGGTGGTGCAG ATCATCATGGTGCGCCTGCAGCGTGTCACCTTCTTGGCTTTACACAACTACCTTGGGTTGACAAACGAGCTCTTTAGCCAC GACATGCAACCGCTACGGCTCTTCCCCCAACCCGGCCATGCCGCCCGCACCAGCCCCGTCCGCCACGGCAAGCGGGGGCTTAGCAGCGCCGATGATGGCAGGGAACCAG CCGACCCGCTGAAAGCAGGAGGCCTGGAGACCGCCGTGCCACCGCCGCCGCTGTTGAGCCGTTGCATCTCCATGCCGGTGGATATCTCCG GCATCCAGAAGGGTCCCCGCTCCGACTTCGACATGGCCTACGAGCGCGGCCGCATCTCGGTGTCGCTGCAGGAGGACAGTACCGGCGCCTTGGCCGCCTTCGCCAGG TCCGTCTCGCATGAGCCTAAGGAACGCAAGTCGGTGACGGTGGAGGAGCAACCGTCTGGTGTCTACCACTACAACTACTGCGAGGACGATACGGCACCCGGGGACTGTCCCTTCGGGCCTTACCAGGGCCGCCAGACGAGTGCCATCTTTGAGGCTGCCAAGCGGGAGCTGGTCAAGCTCATGAAGGTGGAG GACCCTTCCCTCCTCAACAACCGTGTCTTGCTCCATCACGCCAAAGCTGGGACAGTCATTGCCCGTCAAGGGGACCAG GACGTGAGCCTCCACTTcgtgctgtggggctgcctgcaTGTGTACCAGCGGATGATCGACAAGGCGGAGGACGTCTGCCTGTTCTTGACACAGCCTGGCGAGATGGTGGGGCAGCTGGCCGTGCTCACCGGCGAGCCCCTCATCTTCACCATCAAGGCCAACCGTGACTGCACGTTCCTCAAGATCTCCAAGTCGGACTTCTACGA GATCATGCGGGAGCAGCCCAGCGTGGTGCTGAGCGTTGCCCACACCGTGGCCGCCCGCATGTCACCCTTCGTGCGCCAGATGGACTTCGCCATTGACTGGATGGCGGTGGAGGCCGGCCGGGCGCTCTACAG GCAGGGTGACAAGTCAGATTGCACCTACATCGCGCTCAACGGGCGCCTCCGCTCCGTCATCCAGAAGGGCAGTGGCAAGAAAGAGCTCATTGGGGAGTATGGCCGCGGAGACCTCATTGGCGTG GTGGAAGCTCTCACTCGGCAGCCCCGTGCCACCACGGTCCATGCGGTTCGGGACACGGAGCTGGCCAAGCTGCCTGAAGGCACCTTGAACAACATAAAGCGCAGATACCCCCAG GTTGTCACCCGCCTCATCCACCTCCTGAGCCAGAAGATCTTGGGAAACCTTCAGCAGCTCCGTGGGCCCTTTGCAA GCTCCGGCTTGGGCATGGCTTCCAGCTCAGAGCCCACCAACCCCACCAGCAACTTGTCAACGGTGGCGGTGCTGCCTGTGTGCGACGATGTGCCCACGGCTGCCTTCACGCTGGAACTCAAGCACGCGCTCAACGCCATTG GTCCCACGCTGCTCCTCACCAGCGACATTATCCGTGCCCGTCTCGGCTCCTCAGCGCTGGACAG CATCCAGGAGTACCGCCTGTCGGGCTGGCTGGCACAGCAGGAGGACATCCACCGCATCGTCCTGTACCAAACCGACTGTACCCTGACACCGTGGACCGTACGCTGCATCCGTCAAGCCGACTGCATCCTCATCGTAGGGTTGGGTGACCAAGAGCCGGCGCTGGGAGAG CTGGAGCAGATGCTGGAGAACACGGCGGTGCGTGCGCTGAAGCAGTTGGTCCTCCTACACCGCGAAGACGGTCCCAGCCCTTCCCGCACCGTTGAATGGCTCAACATGCGCAGCTGGTGCTCAGGCCACCTCCACATCAAGTGTCCCCGGCGCGTCTTCTCCCGCCGTAGCCCCACAAAACTG CGGGAGATGTATGAGAAGGTGTTTGAGAAGAGCGCCGACCGGCACAGCGACTTCTCCCGGTTGGCACGGGTTCTCACCGGCAACACCATCGCCCTCGTCCTGGGGGGCGGCGGAGCCAG GGGTTGCTCCCACATCGGGGTGATCAAGGCGATGGAGGAGTCGGGGATCCCCATCGACATGGTGGGCGGCACCTCCATTGGCGCCTTCATCGGGGCGCTCTACGCCGAGGAGCGCAGCGCTGTCCGCACCAAGCAGCGGGCGCGCGAGTGGGCCAAG tgCATGAATTCAGTGTTTGAGACCGTTCTGGACCTCACCTACCCCATCACCTCCATGTTTTCGGGCTCAGCCTTCAACGCCAGCATCAACAAGGTTTTCCAGGACAAGCAGATCGAG GACCTGTGGCTGCCCTATTTCAACGTCACGACTGACATCACAGCCTCGGCCATGCGGGTGCACACGGACG GCAGCCTTTGGCGCTACGTCCGAGCCAGTGCATCTTATACCCCCTACCTGCCTCCGCTCTGCGACCCCAAGGACAGCCACTGGCTCGTGGACGGCTGCTATGTTAACAATGTCCCAG CCGACATCGCTCGCAACTTGGGTGCCAAGACGGTGATCGCCATCGACGTGGGCAGCCAGGATGAGACGGACCTGTGCAACTATGGGGACAGCCTGTCTGGCTGGTGGCTTCTCTGGAAACGTCTCAACCCCTGGGCTGAAAAAGTCAAG GTGCCCGACATGGCGGAGATCCAGTCCCGCCTGGCCTACGTGTCGTGTGTGCGGCAGCTGGAGGTGGTGAAGTCCAGCTCGTACTGTGAGTACATCCGCCCCCCCATCGATCGCTTCAAGACCATGGATTTTGGCAAGTTCGACGAGATCTAT GACGTGGGCTACCAGCACGGCAAGGTGGTCTTTGACGGTTGGAGCCGGGGCGACATCATCGAGAAGATGGTGAAGGACCGGCGCTCGGCCGACTTCTACGAGAGCAAACGCATGGAC GTCCTCACGTGTCCCAGCGCTGGCTTCACCGACTTGGCTGAAATTGTGTCCCGCATCGAGCCCGCCAAGCCCTACTTGTCCGACGGATACGCCGATG AAGAGTCCGACTACCTCACCGAGTACGAGGACGAGGGGATGGAGCCAGTGCGGGGCGAGGAGGATGCGTTCGCCCCTTCCGAGTGGGCCAGCACCGGTGCTTTGGAGGCT gaggaggagaagagccTGCGGCACCGCCCGAGCCCGGCCCAGGACCCCTCCGCACCCCGCACCTGA
- the PNPLA6 gene encoding patatin-like phospholipase domain-containing protein 6 isoform X1: MGQSESEPQEEAEDASLTSVLPNLFAEEQLPTGVVLGAMLGLGLFAVIVAVAIVVLVRRLRLKKIPTQGTPKYRFRKRDKMLFYGRKIMRKVSQSTSSLVDTTISSASRPRMKKKLKMLNIAKKFLRIQKELPTLQLKEPPPSVLEADLTEFDVANSHLPSEVLYMLKNVRVLGHFEKPLFLELCKHMVFQQCQQGDYVFRPGQPDTSIYVLQDGKLELLLTEPDGKETVMKEVFPGDSVHSLLSILDVITGHQRPYRTVCARAAEDSTVLRLPVEAFSAVFEKYPESLVRVVQIIMVRLQRVTFLALHNYLGLTNELFSHDMQPLRLFPQPGHAARTSPVRHGKRGLSSADDGREPADPLKAGGLETAVPPPPLLSRCISMPVDISGIQKGPRSDFDMAYERGRISVSLQEDSTGALAAFARSVSHEPKERKSVTVEEQPSGVYHYNYCEDDTAPGDCPFGPYQGRQTSAIFEAAKRELVKLMKVEDPSLLNNRVLLHHAKAGTVIARQGDQDVSLHFVLWGCLHVYQRMIDKAEDVCLFLTQPGEMVGQLAVLTGEPLIFTIKANRDCTFLKISKSDFYEIMREQPSVVLSVAHTVAARMSPFVRQMDFAIDWMAVEAGRALYRQGDKSDCTYIALNGRLRSVIQKGSGKKELIGEYGRGDLIGVVEALTRQPRATTVHAVRDTELAKLPEGTLNNIKRRYPQVVTRLIHLLSQKILGNLQQLRGPFASSGLGMASSSEPTNPTSNLSTVAVLPVCDDVPTAAFTLELKHALNAIGPTLLLTSDIIRARLGSSALDSIQEYRLSGWLAQQEDIHRIVLYQTDCTLTPWTVRCIRQADCILIVGLGDQEPALGELEQMLENTAVRALKQLVLLHREDGPSPSRTVEWLNMRSWCSGHLHIKCPRRVFSRRSPTKLREMYEKVFEKSADRHSDFSRLARVLTGNTIALVLGGGGARGCSHIGVIKAMEESGIPIDMVGGTSIGAFIGALYAEERSAVRTKQRAREWAKCMNSVFETVLDLTYPITSMFSGSAFNASINKVFQDKQIEDLWLPYFNVTTDITASAMRVHTDGSLWRYVRASASYTPYLPPLCDPKDSHWLVDGCYVNNVPGSLWRYVRASMTLSGYLPPLCDPKDGNLLMDGGYINNPAADIARNLGAKTVIAIDVGSQDETDLCNYGDSLSGWWLLWKRLNPWAEKVKVPDMAEIQSRLAYVSCVRQLEVVKSSSYCEYIRPPIDRFKTMDFGKFDEIYDVGYQHGKVVFDGWSRGDIIEKMVKDRRSADFYESKRMDVLTCPSAGFTDLAEIVSRIEPAKPYLSDGYADEESDYLTEYEDEGMEPVRGEEDAFAPSEWASTGALEAEEEKSLRHRPSPAQDPSAPRT; the protein is encoded by the exons ATGGGGCAGAGCGAGTCGGAGCcgcaggaggaggcagag GATGCATCCCTGACGTCCGTGCTGCCCAATCTCTTCGCCGAGGAGCAGCTCCCCACCGGTGTG GTGCTGGGAGCGATGCTGGGCCTCGGCCTCTTCGCCGTCATCGTCGCCGTTGCCATCGTGGTCCTGGTCCGGCGGCTGCGCCTTAAGA AAATACCCACGCAGGGAACGCCGAAATACCGCTTCCGAAAACGGGACAAGATGCTTTTTTACGGCCGCAAGATCATGCGCAAG GTCTCCCAATCCACCTCTTCCTTGGTGGACACCACCATTTCCAGCGCCTCGCGGCCCCGCATGAAGAAGAAGCTCAAGATGCTCAATATCGCCAAAAA GTTCCTGCGCATCCAGAAGGAGCTGCCCACGCTGCAGCTGAAGGAGCCTCCCCCCTCGGTGCTGGAAGCCGACTTGACCGAATTCGACGTGGCCAATTCCCATCTTCCTTCCGAGGTTCTCTACATGCTCAAAAATGTCCG GGTCTTGGGCCACTTTGAGAAGCCGTTGTTCCTGGAGCTTTGCAAGCACATGGTTTTCCAGCAGTGTCAACAAGGTGATTACGTTTTCCGTCCCGGACAGCCCGACACCAGCATCTACGTGCTGCAGGATGGCAAGTTGGAGCTCCTCCTCACCGAACCG GATGGGAAGGAGACGGTGATGAAGGAGGTGTTCCCCGGCGACAGCGTGCACAGTCTGCTGAGCATCCTTGATGTCATCACG GGCCACCAGCGACCATACCGGACTGTGTGTGCCCGGGCGGCAGAGGACTCCACCGTGCTACGGCTGCCGGTTGAAGCCTTCTCTGCCGTCTTCGAGAAGTACCCGGAGAGCTTGGTGCGGGTGGTGCAG ATCATCATGGTGCGCCTGCAGCGTGTCACCTTCTTGGCTTTACACAACTACCTTGGGTTGACAAACGAGCTCTTTAGCCAC GACATGCAACCGCTACGGCTCTTCCCCCAACCCGGCCATGCCGCCCGCACCAGCCCCGTCCGCCACGGCAAGCGGGGGCTTAGCAGCGCCGATGATGGCAGGGAACCAG CCGACCCGCTGAAAGCAGGAGGCCTGGAGACCGCCGTGCCACCGCCGCCGCTGTTGAGCCGTTGCATCTCCATGCCGGTGGATATCTCCG GCATCCAGAAGGGTCCCCGCTCCGACTTCGACATGGCCTACGAGCGCGGCCGCATCTCGGTGTCGCTGCAGGAGGACAGTACCGGCGCCTTGGCCGCCTTCGCCAGG TCCGTCTCGCATGAGCCTAAGGAACGCAAGTCGGTGACGGTGGAGGAGCAACCGTCTGGTGTCTACCACTACAACTACTGCGAGGACGATACGGCACCCGGGGACTGTCCCTTCGGGCCTTACCAGGGCCGCCAGACGAGTGCCATCTTTGAGGCTGCCAAGCGGGAGCTGGTCAAGCTCATGAAGGTGGAG GACCCTTCCCTCCTCAACAACCGTGTCTTGCTCCATCACGCCAAAGCTGGGACAGTCATTGCCCGTCAAGGGGACCAG GACGTGAGCCTCCACTTcgtgctgtggggctgcctgcaTGTGTACCAGCGGATGATCGACAAGGCGGAGGACGTCTGCCTGTTCTTGACACAGCCTGGCGAGATGGTGGGGCAGCTGGCCGTGCTCACCGGCGAGCCCCTCATCTTCACCATCAAGGCCAACCGTGACTGCACGTTCCTCAAGATCTCCAAGTCGGACTTCTACGA GATCATGCGGGAGCAGCCCAGCGTGGTGCTGAGCGTTGCCCACACCGTGGCCGCCCGCATGTCACCCTTCGTGCGCCAGATGGACTTCGCCATTGACTGGATGGCGGTGGAGGCCGGCCGGGCGCTCTACAG GCAGGGTGACAAGTCAGATTGCACCTACATCGCGCTCAACGGGCGCCTCCGCTCCGTCATCCAGAAGGGCAGTGGCAAGAAAGAGCTCATTGGGGAGTATGGCCGCGGAGACCTCATTGGCGTG GTGGAAGCTCTCACTCGGCAGCCCCGTGCCACCACGGTCCATGCGGTTCGGGACACGGAGCTGGCCAAGCTGCCTGAAGGCACCTTGAACAACATAAAGCGCAGATACCCCCAG GTTGTCACCCGCCTCATCCACCTCCTGAGCCAGAAGATCTTGGGAAACCTTCAGCAGCTCCGTGGGCCCTTTGCAA GCTCCGGCTTGGGCATGGCTTCCAGCTCAGAGCCCACCAACCCCACCAGCAACTTGTCAACGGTGGCGGTGCTGCCTGTGTGCGACGATGTGCCCACGGCTGCCTTCACGCTGGAACTCAAGCACGCGCTCAACGCCATTG GTCCCACGCTGCTCCTCACCAGCGACATTATCCGTGCCCGTCTCGGCTCCTCAGCGCTGGACAG CATCCAGGAGTACCGCCTGTCGGGCTGGCTGGCACAGCAGGAGGACATCCACCGCATCGTCCTGTACCAAACCGACTGTACCCTGACACCGTGGACCGTACGCTGCATCCGTCAAGCCGACTGCATCCTCATCGTAGGGTTGGGTGACCAAGAGCCGGCGCTGGGAGAG CTGGAGCAGATGCTGGAGAACACGGCGGTGCGTGCGCTGAAGCAGTTGGTCCTCCTACACCGCGAAGACGGTCCCAGCCCTTCCCGCACCGTTGAATGGCTCAACATGCGCAGCTGGTGCTCAGGCCACCTCCACATCAAGTGTCCCCGGCGCGTCTTCTCCCGCCGTAGCCCCACAAAACTG CGGGAGATGTATGAGAAGGTGTTTGAGAAGAGCGCCGACCGGCACAGCGACTTCTCCCGGTTGGCACGGGTTCTCACCGGCAACACCATCGCCCTCGTCCTGGGGGGCGGCGGAGCCAG GGGTTGCTCCCACATCGGGGTGATCAAGGCGATGGAGGAGTCGGGGATCCCCATCGACATGGTGGGCGGCACCTCCATTGGCGCCTTCATCGGGGCGCTCTACGCCGAGGAGCGCAGCGCTGTCCGCACCAAGCAGCGGGCGCGCGAGTGGGCCAAG tgCATGAATTCAGTGTTTGAGACCGTTCTGGACCTCACCTACCCCATCACCTCCATGTTTTCGGGCTCAGCCTTCAACGCCAGCATCAACAAGGTTTTCCAGGACAAGCAGATCGAG GACCTGTGGCTGCCCTATTTCAACGTCACGACTGACATCACAGCCTCGGCCATGCGGGTGCACACGGACG GCAGCCTTTGGCGCTACGTCCGAGCCAGTGCATCTTATACCCCCTACCTGCCTCCGCTCTGCGACCCCAAGGACAGCCACTGGCTCGTGGACGGCTGCTATGTTAACAATGTCCCAG GCTCGCTCTGGCGGTACGTGCGAGCCAGCATGACCCTTTCTGGGTACCTACCGCCACTCTGCGACCCCAAGGACGGCAACTTACTGATGGACGGTGGTTACATCAACAAC ccCGCAGCCGACATCGCTCGCAACTTGGGTGCCAAGACGGTGATCGCCATCGACGTGGGCAGCCAGGATGAGACGGACCTGTGCAACTATGGGGACAGCCTGTCTGGCTGGTGGCTTCTCTGGAAACGTCTCAACCCCTGGGCTGAAAAAGTCAAG GTGCCCGACATGGCGGAGATCCAGTCCCGCCTGGCCTACGTGTCGTGTGTGCGGCAGCTGGAGGTGGTGAAGTCCAGCTCGTACTGTGAGTACATCCGCCCCCCCATCGATCGCTTCAAGACCATGGATTTTGGCAAGTTCGACGAGATCTAT GACGTGGGCTACCAGCACGGCAAGGTGGTCTTTGACGGTTGGAGCCGGGGCGACATCATCGAGAAGATGGTGAAGGACCGGCGCTCGGCCGACTTCTACGAGAGCAAACGCATGGAC GTCCTCACGTGTCCCAGCGCTGGCTTCACCGACTTGGCTGAAATTGTGTCCCGCATCGAGCCCGCCAAGCCCTACTTGTCCGACGGATACGCCGATG AAGAGTCCGACTACCTCACCGAGTACGAGGACGAGGGGATGGAGCCAGTGCGGGGCGAGGAGGATGCGTTCGCCCCTTCCGAGTGGGCCAGCACCGGTGCTTTGGAGGCT gaggaggagaagagccTGCGGCACCGCCCGAGCCCGGCCCAGGACCCCTCCGCACCCCGCACCTGA